Proteins encoded within one genomic window of Eriocheir sinensis breed Jianghai 21 unplaced genomic scaffold, ASM2467909v1 Scaffold941, whole genome shotgun sequence:
- the LOC126994969 gene encoding uncharacterized protein LOC126994969, which translates to MMALKNEHPHSKRNRSNADDAEIVCVLHMEGQKYGAIKPFSTVSDPQSRLLRLQDIKRRRLAQPIDSPYRMESTCELIPDILNDKHGYHQICYQRFCANLHRLDIQVVDTEVSSTSRSSRKKSSRDSTQFKPDCIFCNNEGRRKIKSGGTWTTEGMSVFDRDGGKFIQDLAEKRNDQKLLTRIRGVDMYACGAKYHRSCHAKYCQDPIKWRSPDKEKKEKQESMVEAHANAFASVCKIVDDVVLKQRNILMLKNLCDTYRHTLENSDHKNPNFRSENLKTKLEKHYGSHLSFCPLGQFHSYILYNSNVEINQVMKYAYELGSKDVIETAGARLHQDILNAFKNSAELMWPPTAQSLINSDIGLPSSLEKFLSNMLYGASSPRTEKSKRLVSSIAQDICRAATNSEWKLPKHVLMCLTLRHMFRSERLVTMLNRFASILCRI; encoded by the exons ATGATGGCACTGAAGAATGAACACCCTCACTCCAAGAGGAATAGATCAAATGCTGATGATGCTGAGATTGTCTGTGTGCTTCATATGGAGGGACAAAAATATGGAGCGATAAAGCCATTCTCCACTGTATCAGATCCTCAATCTAGATTGCTAAGACTACAGGATATCAAAAGGAGACGCCTTGCACAGCCTATAGATTCCCCATATCGTATGGAGTCAACATGTGAACTAATTCCTGATATATTAAATGATAAACATGGATACCATCAAATCTGTTATCAGAGATTCTGCGCCAATCTACATCGTCTGGACATTCAAGTAGTTGACACTGAAGTGTCTTCAACTTCCAGGTCTAGTCGCAAGAAATCTTCAAGAGACAGCACTCAATTCAAACCAGATTGTATCTTCTGTAACAATGAAGGTCGCAGAAAGATTAAGAGTGGAGGAACCTGGACCACCGAAGGGATGTCAGTCTTCGATCGGGACGGCGGCAAGTTTATCCAGGATTTAGCAGAGAAGAGAAACGACCAAAAGCTACTAACCAGAATAAGAGGAGTTGACATGTATGCTTGCGGAGCCAAATATCACAGGTCATGCCATGCCAAGTATTGCCAAGATCCCATAAAATGGAGAAGTcctgacaaagaaaagaaagagaagcaagaatcGATGGTTGAAGCTCATGCTAATGCATTTGCGAGTGTTTGTAAAATTGTTGATGATGTGGTGCTGAAGCAACGGAACATTTTGATGTTAAAAAATTTATGTGACACATATAGACATACTCTGGAGAACTCAGATCATAAAAATCCTAACTTCCGTAGTGAAAACTTGAAAACAAAACTGGAGAAGCATTATGGAAGTCACTTATCATTCTGCCCCTTGGGACAATTTCATTCATATATCCTGTACAACAGCAATGTTGAAATCAACCAAGTCATGAAATATGCATATGAACTGGGCAGCAAAGACGTGATTGAAACAGCTGGAGCTCGTCTACATCAG GACATCCTGAACGCTTTCAAGAATTCTGCAGAGTTGATGTGGCCACCAACTGCCCAATCTCTAATCAACTCAGACATTGGTTTGCCTTCATCTTTAGAAAAATTCTTGTCTAACATGCTATATGGTGCATCGTCCCCAAGAACTGAAAAATCCAAGCGATTAGTGTCATCCATTGCTCAGGATATCTGTAGAGCAGCCACCAACAGTGAATGGAAGCTCCCTAAGCATGTTTTGATGTGTTTGACTCTGCGACATATGTTCAGAAGTGAGCGTCTCGTCACCATGCTGAACAGGTTCGCATCAATACTATGTAGAATTTGA